In Nocardioides faecalis, the following proteins share a genomic window:
- a CDS encoding alcohol dehydrogenase catalytic domain-containing protein, whose amino-acid sequence MKAVTWQGNHDMQVTDVPDPGIQEPTDVIIEVTSTGLCGSDLHLYETLGAFMEPGDVVGHEPMGVVVEVGSEVTELAVGDRVVVPFNVCCGSCWMCDQKLYSQCETTQNHEHGTGASFFGYSKLYGQVPGGQAEYLRVPFGNFLPIKVPHEHEDDRFLFLSDVLPTAWQGLQYADVPDGGTLLVLGAGPIGDMAARMGVRAGHRVISVDRVPERLERVRAFGAEVLDLNEVGVGEGVAAAVRELTGGRGADSVIDAVGMEAHGSPGAQAVQKFAGLLPDAIAEPVMKKAGIDRLAALHTAFDSVRRGGTVSISGVYGGALDPIPMFQLFDKQVQIRMGQANVRAWTDDLLAMLVEDDPFGVDSFATHHLPLSEAPAAYEKFQKKQDGMVKVVFKP is encoded by the coding sequence GTGAAGGCAGTGACCTGGCAGGGCAACCACGACATGCAGGTGACCGACGTGCCGGACCCCGGGATCCAGGAGCCGACCGACGTCATCATCGAGGTCACCTCGACCGGTCTGTGCGGCTCCGACCTGCACCTGTACGAGACGCTCGGTGCGTTCATGGAGCCCGGCGACGTCGTCGGCCACGAGCCGATGGGCGTCGTGGTGGAGGTGGGCAGCGAGGTCACCGAGCTCGCCGTCGGCGACCGGGTGGTGGTGCCGTTCAACGTCTGTTGCGGCTCCTGCTGGATGTGCGACCAGAAGCTCTACAGCCAGTGCGAGACCACGCAGAACCACGAGCACGGCACGGGCGCCAGCTTCTTCGGCTACTCCAAGCTCTACGGCCAGGTGCCGGGTGGGCAGGCGGAGTACCTGCGGGTGCCCTTCGGCAACTTCCTGCCGATCAAGGTGCCCCACGAGCACGAAGACGACCGGTTCCTGTTCCTCTCCGACGTGCTGCCGACCGCGTGGCAGGGCCTGCAGTACGCCGACGTGCCCGACGGCGGCACCCTGCTCGTGCTCGGCGCCGGTCCCATCGGTGACATGGCCGCCCGGATGGGCGTGCGTGCCGGGCACCGGGTCATCTCGGTCGACCGGGTGCCTGAGCGGCTCGAGCGGGTCCGGGCCTTCGGCGCGGAGGTGCTGGACCTGAACGAGGTCGGTGTCGGTGAGGGCGTGGCCGCCGCCGTCCGCGAGCTCACCGGGGGCCGCGGCGCGGACTCCGTGATCGACGCCGTGGGCATGGAGGCACACGGATCGCCCGGGGCCCAGGCCGTGCAGAAGTTCGCCGGTCTGCTGCCCGACGCGATCGCCGAGCCCGTGATGAAGAAGGCCGGCATCGACCGGCTCGCCGCGCTGCACACCGCCTTCGACTCCGTACGACGCGGCGGGACCGTGTCGATCTCCGGGGTCTACGGCGGCGCGCTCGACCCGATCCCGATGTTCCAGCTCTTCGACAAGCAGGTGCAGATCCGGATGGGCCAGGCCAACGTGCGCGCCTGGACCGACGACCTCCTCGCCATGCTGGTCGAGGACGACCCGTTCGGCGTCGACTCCTTCGCCACCCACCACCTGCCGCTGAGCGAGGCGCCCGCCGCCTACGAGAAGTTCCAGAAGAAGCAGGACGGGATGGTCAAGGTCGTCTTCAAGCCCTGA
- a CDS encoding AMP-binding protein produces the protein MQHLGDRPWSVHYGPGVPLEIDIPDEPVTAGLARAAQRWPDRVATDFLGATATYAQTEEAVRRAMGVLHDLGVRAGDRVALVLPNCPSHLVAYHAALRLGAVVVELNPTYSSEELVKLLADSAATHALVWHKAVERVLPARGAGLRAVVSVDVTRDLPRISRVLLRMPVQAARAKRHALLGSVPADVPDWHTLLRGAATDVAEAEVHGDDLALLQYTGGTTGTPKAAMLSHRNLVANLVHGQAWVGFREGEETVYGVLPFFHAFGLTLCLNLPGHIGATLVMFPNFEPETVLTAFRRRPATFMAGVAPMFDRIAAAAEASAKPPTEGLRQVRLGFAGAMPIPPSVVERWERLTGGLLIEGYGMTECAPIALGNPCAPTRRPGTLGVPFPNTEMRVVDIDDHTRDVEPNADGVLRGELLVRGPQVFSGYLNRPDETAHQLLEGGWLRTGDVVEVDATGWTRLVDRVKEMIIVGGFKVYPSAVEDHLRTLTGVADVAVVGVPGAAGDDEVLAAFVLDPDADVPTLEEVRSHGAQLLARYALPRRIEVVEDLPRSQIGKVLRREVQRRFLP, from the coding sequence ATGCAGCACCTCGGAGATCGTCCCTGGTCCGTGCACTACGGACCCGGCGTCCCGCTCGAGATCGACATCCCCGACGAGCCCGTCACCGCCGGTCTCGCCCGCGCCGCGCAGCGCTGGCCCGACCGGGTCGCGACCGACTTCCTCGGCGCCACCGCCACCTACGCCCAGACCGAGGAGGCCGTACGACGCGCCATGGGCGTGCTGCACGACCTCGGCGTGCGGGCGGGGGACCGGGTGGCGCTGGTGCTGCCCAACTGCCCCAGCCACCTGGTCGCCTACCACGCGGCCCTGCGCCTGGGCGCCGTCGTGGTGGAGCTCAACCCGACGTACTCGAGCGAGGAGCTGGTCAAGCTGCTCGCCGACTCCGCCGCCACCCACGCGCTGGTGTGGCACAAGGCGGTGGAGCGGGTGCTGCCCGCGCGCGGGGCGGGGCTGCGTGCCGTGGTCAGCGTCGACGTCACTCGCGACCTGCCGCGCATCTCCCGGGTGCTGCTCCGGATGCCGGTGCAGGCGGCGCGAGCCAAGCGACACGCGCTGCTGGGCTCCGTGCCCGCCGACGTGCCGGACTGGCACACCCTGCTGCGCGGTGCGGCCACCGACGTCGCGGAGGCCGAGGTCCATGGCGACGACCTGGCGCTGCTGCAGTACACGGGCGGCACCACCGGGACGCCCAAGGCCGCGATGCTGAGCCACCGCAACCTGGTCGCGAACCTGGTGCACGGGCAGGCGTGGGTCGGCTTCCGCGAAGGCGAGGAGACCGTCTACGGCGTGCTGCCGTTCTTCCACGCCTTCGGCCTGACGTTGTGTCTCAACCTGCCCGGCCACATCGGCGCGACGCTGGTGATGTTCCCGAACTTCGAGCCGGAGACCGTGCTCACCGCGTTCCGGCGCCGACCCGCCACCTTCATGGCGGGCGTGGCACCGATGTTCGATCGGATCGCCGCGGCGGCGGAGGCCTCCGCGAAGCCGCCCACCGAAGGGCTGCGCCAGGTCCGTCTCGGGTTCGCCGGTGCGATGCCTATCCCACCGAGCGTCGTCGAGCGCTGGGAGCGGCTCACCGGGGGCCTGCTGATCGAGGGCTACGGCATGACTGAGTGCGCCCCGATCGCGCTGGGCAACCCGTGCGCCCCGACCCGGCGCCCGGGCACGCTGGGCGTGCCGTTCCCCAACACCGAGATGCGGGTGGTCGACATCGACGACCACACCCGCGACGTGGAGCCCAACGCCGACGGCGTCCTGCGCGGGGAGCTGCTCGTGCGCGGCCCGCAGGTCTTCTCCGGCTACCTCAACCGTCCCGACGAGACCGCCCACCAGCTGCTCGAGGGCGGGTGGCTGCGCACCGGCGACGTGGTCGAGGTCGACGCGACCGGTTGGACGCGGCTCGTCGACCGGGTCAAGGAGATGATCATCGTCGGCGGGTTCAAGGTCTATCCCTCCGCCGTCGAGGACCATCTGCGCACCCTGACCGGCGTCGCCGACGTCGCCGTGGTCGGCGTGCCCGGGGCCGCCGGTGACGACGAGGTGCTGGCGGCGTTCGTGCTGGACCCCGACGCCGACGTCCCCACCTTGGAGGAGGTCCGCTCGCACGGCGCTCAGCTGCTCGCTCGCTATGCGCTGCCGCGCCGCATCGAGGTGGTCGAGGACCTGCCGCGTTCGCAGATCGGCAAGGTGCTGCGCCGCGAGGTGCAGCGGCGCTTCCTGCCCTGA
- the mnhG gene encoding monovalent cation/H(+) antiporter subunit G, which translates to MTWAGVADTLAAICFLLGATLAMIAAIGVLRLPDLLSRMHAATKPQSLGLVLVLMGLALRAREADVIGLLTLVGVFQLLTTPVANHMLGRASLRAGQVRDDLLVVDDLADAPAGHEEPRGAP; encoded by the coding sequence GTGACCTGGGCCGGAGTGGCGGACACGCTCGCCGCCATCTGCTTCCTGCTCGGCGCGACGCTGGCGATGATCGCCGCGATCGGCGTGCTGCGCCTGCCCGACCTGCTCAGCCGGATGCACGCCGCGACCAAGCCGCAGTCCCTCGGGCTGGTCCTGGTGCTGATGGGGCTGGCGCTCCGGGCGCGCGAGGCCGACGTGATCGGGCTGTTGACGTTGGTCGGGGTGTTCCAGCTGCTCACCACGCCGGTGGCCAACCACATGCTCGGCCGGGCGTCCCTGCGCGCCGGCCAGGTGCGCGACGACCTCCTCGTCGTCGACGACCTCGCCGACGCCCCCGCCGGGCACGAGGAGCCGCGCGGCGCGCCGTGA
- a CDS encoding monovalent cation/H+ antiporter complex subunit F — protein MSIVLAISVAMLAVAAVATVARMTIGPTMLDRAVALDVFVAIAICGLAIEAAINRHTFTVPILLVLTLLGFVGSVSVARFTKGSDDIEAERS, from the coding sequence ATGAGCATCGTGCTGGCGATCTCGGTGGCGATGCTGGCCGTCGCCGCCGTGGCGACGGTGGCCCGGATGACGATCGGCCCCACCATGTTGGACCGGGCGGTCGCGCTCGACGTGTTCGTCGCGATCGCGATCTGCGGGCTGGCGATCGAGGCCGCGATCAACCGGCACACCTTCACCGTGCCGATCCTGCTCGTGCTCACCCTGCTCGGGTTCGTCGGCTCGGTCAGCGTCGCCCGGTTCACCAAGGGCAGCGACGACATCGAGGCGGAGCGGTCGTGA
- a CDS encoding thiamine pyrophosphate-requiring protein, producing the protein MATHEPGTGSDEQAAAAVPDGQRLVADLVVERFRAWGVPRVFGYSGDGINPVMGALRRAAGDPAFVQARHEESAALMATGHAKYTGGVGVMLSTQGPGAVHLLNGLYDAKLDHQPVVAVVGQQPTTALGAEYQQELDLTALFSDVAAQYVQVVLAPEQAGMVLDRAFRTALATRSPCVVVLPHDVQTQPAPAVPPHEHGVVPTAPQWRPPRVLPADDDLADAAEVLNAGERVALLVGQGARDAGATVRAVAERLGAGVTTSLLGKPWWDETLPTSCGVMGHLGTTASAWLMQHCDTLLMVGTNDPWTEFYPAPGQARAVQVDLDGRHLGNRYPVEVGLVGDADETLSALLPLLTERTDTGWRDQVAGEVERWQRIAEERAALGAVPLNPERVVRALSAHLPETAQVSVDVGSVVYWYARHLRLPPGVPAHLSSTLASMGSGLPYGLAAKLAAPDRPVVALVGDGAMQMNGIAELVTLASRWQDWADPHFVVLVLHNNDLAEVTWEQRETEGDPRYDVSQSLPDFPYARYAELLGLGGIRIDSPADVDDAWAHAFTAGRPVVIEAIVDPDVPLLPPFPAGAEKMDSFRRALDAEDGSERARDLLERQAKQESD; encoded by the coding sequence ATGGCGACGCACGAGCCCGGGACCGGTTCCGACGAGCAGGCCGCAGCGGCCGTCCCCGACGGGCAGCGGCTGGTGGCCGACCTCGTCGTCGAGCGGTTCCGGGCGTGGGGCGTGCCGCGGGTCTTCGGCTACTCCGGCGACGGCATCAACCCCGTGATGGGCGCCCTGCGCCGGGCCGCGGGCGACCCGGCCTTCGTGCAGGCACGGCACGAGGAGAGCGCCGCGTTGATGGCGACCGGCCACGCCAAGTACACCGGCGGCGTGGGCGTCATGCTCAGCACCCAGGGACCGGGCGCCGTGCACCTGCTCAACGGCCTGTACGACGCCAAGCTCGACCACCAGCCCGTGGTGGCCGTCGTGGGCCAGCAACCCACCACCGCCCTGGGCGCGGAGTACCAGCAGGAGCTCGACCTGACCGCGCTGTTCAGCGACGTGGCCGCGCAGTACGTGCAGGTTGTGCTCGCCCCCGAGCAGGCGGGGATGGTGCTGGACCGCGCGTTCCGCACCGCCCTCGCCACCCGGTCCCCCTGCGTCGTGGTGCTGCCGCACGACGTGCAGACGCAGCCGGCGCCGGCCGTGCCGCCGCACGAGCACGGCGTCGTGCCGACCGCACCGCAGTGGCGTCCGCCGCGTGTGCTGCCCGCCGACGACGACCTCGCCGACGCCGCGGAGGTCCTCAACGCCGGGGAGCGGGTGGCGCTGCTGGTCGGCCAGGGCGCCCGGGACGCCGGCGCGACGGTCCGGGCGGTCGCGGAGCGGCTGGGTGCGGGGGTGACCACCAGCCTGCTGGGCAAGCCGTGGTGGGACGAGACGCTGCCGACCAGCTGCGGGGTGATGGGTCACCTCGGCACGACCGCCTCAGCCTGGCTGATGCAGCACTGCGACACGCTGCTGATGGTCGGCACCAACGACCCCTGGACGGAGTTCTATCCCGCGCCCGGGCAGGCACGCGCGGTGCAGGTCGACCTCGACGGCCGCCACCTCGGCAACCGCTACCCCGTCGAGGTCGGTCTCGTCGGGGACGCCGACGAGACGCTCTCGGCGCTGCTGCCGCTGCTGACCGAGCGCACGGACACCGGTTGGCGCGACCAGGTCGCCGGCGAGGTCGAACGGTGGCAGCGGATCGCCGAGGAGCGGGCCGCGCTGGGCGCCGTACCGCTCAACCCGGAACGGGTGGTCCGGGCGCTCTCCGCGCACCTGCCCGAGACCGCGCAGGTGAGCGTGGACGTGGGGTCGGTCGTCTACTGGTACGCCCGGCACCTGCGGCTGCCGCCCGGCGTGCCGGCGCACCTGTCCTCCACGCTGGCGTCGATGGGCTCCGGGCTGCCCTACGGCCTGGCCGCCAAGCTCGCCGCCCCCGACCGGCCGGTGGTCGCGCTGGTCGGTGACGGCGCGATGCAGATGAACGGGATCGCCGAGCTCGTCACGCTCGCCTCCCGCTGGCAGGACTGGGCCGACCCCCACTTCGTCGTCCTGGTGCTGCACAACAACGACCTGGCCGAGGTCACCTGGGAGCAGCGCGAGACCGAGGGCGACCCGAGGTACGACGTGAGCCAGTCGCTGCCGGACTTCCCCTACGCGCGCTACGCCGAGCTGCTCGGGCTCGGCGGCATCCGCATCGACTCCCCCGCCGACGTCGACGACGCCTGGGCCCACGCCTTCACGGCCGGCCGACCCGTCGTGATCGAGGCGATCGTCGATCCCGACGTGCCGCTCCTGCCGCCCTTCCCCGCCGGGGCGGAGAAGATGGACAGCTTCCGCAGGGCACTGGACGCCGAGGACGGAAGCGAGCGCGCCCGGGACCTGCTCGAGCGGCAGGCGAAGCAGGAGTCCGACTGA
- a CDS encoding Na(+)/H(+) antiporter subunit C translates to MSGNVTLILIAAVLIGCGVYLVLERSLTRVLVGLLILGNGVSILFLVSSGPAGKAPIEGLTPTEDMSDPLPQALVLTAIVIALATTSFLLAMAHRSWQLNDNDDVQDDIEDATIRRLAAADEASDSHDLVTGGVVEDDELTEEGA, encoded by the coding sequence GTGAGCGGCAACGTGACGCTGATCCTCATCGCCGCGGTGCTCATCGGCTGCGGCGTCTACCTGGTGCTGGAGCGCAGCCTGACCCGCGTGCTGGTCGGGCTGCTGATCCTGGGCAACGGCGTGAGCATCCTGTTCCTGGTCTCCAGCGGCCCGGCGGGCAAGGCCCCGATCGAGGGCCTCACCCCCACCGAGGACATGTCCGACCCGCTGCCGCAGGCGCTGGTGCTGACCGCCATCGTGATCGCCCTGGCGACGACCTCGTTCCTGCTCGCGATGGCGCACCGCAGCTGGCAGCTCAACGACAACGACGACGTCCAGGACGACATCGAGGACGCCACCATCCGGCGCCTGGCCGCGGCCGACGAGGCCTCGGACAGCCACGACCTGGTCACCGGCGGGGTCGTCGAGGACGACGAGCTCACCGAGGAGGGTGCGTGA
- a CDS encoding Na+/H+ antiporter subunit E, whose protein sequence is MSAPTPVGGAETQAQDQTTGRPPQRYGALQWPMLLWLTVVWVVLWRDISPLTVLGGLVVATIACLVFPLPPLHVDVRVRPVALLVLVGRFVFDVVRASVQVAWVVLRPQRPLRNGIVEVNLRTPSDFVLTVVAEMTSLIPGSIVVEARRSTHTLFLHVLEVGDEAGAERFRRSVLAQEARVVRALGRHTDHLDDRPGDRPGDPTEAPEPTEGAHR, encoded by the coding sequence ATGAGCGCCCCCACCCCCGTCGGCGGCGCCGAGACGCAGGCGCAGGACCAGACGACGGGCCGCCCTCCCCAGCGGTACGGCGCCCTGCAGTGGCCGATGCTGCTGTGGCTCACGGTGGTGTGGGTCGTGCTGTGGCGCGACATCTCGCCCCTCACCGTGCTCGGCGGGCTGGTCGTGGCGACCATCGCCTGCCTGGTGTTCCCGCTGCCGCCGCTGCACGTCGACGTCCGGGTCCGGCCGGTCGCGCTGCTGGTGCTCGTCGGGCGGTTCGTCTTCGACGTGGTCCGAGCCAGCGTGCAGGTGGCGTGGGTGGTGCTGCGACCCCAGCGGCCGCTGCGCAACGGCATCGTCGAGGTCAACCTGCGCACCCCCTCGGACTTCGTGCTCACCGTCGTCGCGGAGATGACCAGCCTGATCCCGGGCAGCATCGTGGTCGAGGCCCGGCGCTCCACGCACACCCTGTTCCTGCACGTCCTCGAGGTCGGCGACGAGGCCGGGGCCGAACGGTTCCGGCGCAGCGTGCTCGCCCAGGAGGCGCGGGTCGTGCGCGCCCTGGGCCGGCACACCGACCACCTCGACGACAGGCCCGGCGACCGGCCCGGCGACCCGACCGAGGCCCCCGAACCGACCGAAGGAGCGCACCGATGA
- a CDS encoding HNH endonuclease signature motif containing protein, whose amino-acid sequence MDRKSSTAAAEHDGRPVAELLNVLDAGVRRRAALMIDEWAAIVAWADQNVVDAPEHAATVREGYLDTGVPIAGAGAPLVSEFNLMELIAVLQRSPDGGRAYVGRIVECAWRLPLLYAQVMAGKVATWRAERVADLTHGLNAEAAAFVDRQVASRAGRVGWAELERIVATAILRHDPEAAEDRRKEASDHRHFDVGEANENGLTVIGGLLDAADAADLDDAVARRASLLGRLGSEDSLDVRRSIAVGELARNDLELDLLTTDTETGEVTVRSAGRKAEIAVHITDTMLGETNPVGRWHDGKRPVLKEQIREWLRTATSITVQPVIDLADCDPVDRYEIPARHRKQVELRDTTCRFPGCTTRAERCDLDHRIPHSEGGPTCPCNEFPCCRRHHRAKTHSGWHYFVLMPGHLLWRSPHGHFFHVGPNGTQALDPPGHWPDALADPGLVPAA is encoded by the coding sequence ATGGATCGCAAGAGCAGCACCGCAGCCGCGGAGCACGACGGCCGCCCGGTCGCCGAGCTGCTCAACGTCCTCGACGCCGGCGTTCGACGTCGCGCCGCCCTGATGATCGACGAGTGGGCAGCGATCGTCGCGTGGGCCGATCAGAACGTCGTCGATGCTCCCGAGCACGCCGCGACCGTGCGTGAGGGCTACCTGGACACGGGCGTGCCGATCGCCGGAGCTGGCGCACCGCTGGTCAGCGAGTTCAACCTGATGGAGCTCATCGCGGTCCTGCAGCGCTCGCCCGACGGTGGCCGCGCCTACGTGGGTCGAATCGTGGAGTGTGCCTGGCGGCTGCCTCTCCTCTACGCCCAGGTGATGGCCGGGAAGGTCGCCACGTGGCGTGCCGAGCGGGTCGCCGACCTGACCCACGGATTGAACGCAGAGGCTGCGGCGTTCGTGGACCGCCAGGTCGCATCGAGGGCAGGTCGCGTCGGCTGGGCGGAGCTCGAGCGGATCGTCGCGACCGCGATCCTCAGACATGACCCGGAGGCCGCTGAGGACCGTCGCAAGGAAGCCTCCGACCATCGGCACTTCGACGTCGGTGAGGCGAACGAGAATGGCCTCACCGTGATCGGCGGCCTCCTCGACGCCGCCGATGCCGCCGATCTCGACGATGCCGTCGCCCGCCGCGCGTCGCTCCTCGGTCGGCTGGGCTCCGAGGACTCCTTGGACGTCCGTCGCTCCATCGCCGTCGGCGAGCTCGCCCGGAATGACCTCGAGCTGGATCTGCTCACCACCGACACTGAGACCGGCGAGGTCACCGTCCGCTCGGCTGGCCGCAAGGCCGAGATCGCGGTCCACATCACCGACACGATGCTGGGCGAAACGAACCCCGTGGGCCGCTGGCACGACGGCAAGCGCCCGGTGCTGAAGGAGCAGATCCGCGAGTGGCTGCGCACCGCCACCTCGATCACCGTGCAGCCGGTGATCGACCTGGCCGACTGCGACCCCGTCGACCGGTACGAGATCCCCGCCCGGCACCGCAAGCAGGTCGAGCTCAGGGACACCACCTGCCGGTTCCCCGGCTGCACCACCCGCGCCGAGCGCTGCGACCTCGACCACCGCATCCCCCATTCCGAGGGCGGCCCGACCTGCCCCTGCAACGAGTTCCCATGCTGCAGGCGACACCACCGCGCCAAGACCCACTCCGGCTGGCACTACTTCGTCCTCATGCCAGGCCACCTGCTCTGGCGAAGTCCCCACGGGCACTTCTTCCACGTCGGCCCGAACGGCACCCAGGCCCTCGACCCACCCGGCCACTGGCCCGACGCGCTGGCTGACCCCGGCCTCGTCCCCGCCGCCTGA
- a CDS encoding Na+/H+ antiporter subunit D, whose amino-acid sequence MDATTLLVPAPVIVPLCGAGAALMLSHRPRAQRWVSFLVLAAIVVVAVVLAVRADRYGPQVAWLGAWTPPLGISLVADRLSALMLLVSALVTLAVLAYSIGQGMTGDEREAPVSIYHPTFLVLTAGVANAFLAGDLFNLFVSFEMLLFASYVLLTLGGTAPRILAGTIYVVVNMVSSALFLISIAAVYAATGTLNLAQLAQRIEELPDGVSLTLQLMLLVTFSIKAAVFPLSLWLPDSYPTAPAPVTAVFAGLLTKVGVYAILRVQTLLFPHSPLSDLLLWAALVTMVVGILGAVAQSDIKRMLSFTLVSHIGYMIFGIALATEAGVSGAIFYVAHHITIQTALFLVVGLIERRAGSTSLVRLGGLARLAPLLGLLFFVPAMNLAGIPPLSGFLGKVGLLQAGLDDGTPLALVLVAGGTVTSLLTLYAIAKTWAIAFWRTPEQAHETAQDLPSPGDAPDTDTGALGTVQHRGHVHVGGTAYAPRDLEEARRVRDDEAPERDLYQLLRDGALPERLPTGMVVPTAGVVAVSLLFTLVAGPLFAFTDAAAADLIERTPYLEAVLDGGER is encoded by the coding sequence ATGGACGCGACCACACTGCTGGTGCCCGCCCCCGTCATCGTGCCGCTGTGCGGTGCAGGCGCCGCACTGATGCTGTCCCACCGACCCCGAGCCCAGCGCTGGGTGAGCTTCCTGGTGCTGGCCGCGATCGTCGTGGTCGCGGTGGTGCTGGCCGTGCGCGCCGACCGCTACGGCCCTCAGGTCGCCTGGCTGGGCGCCTGGACCCCGCCGCTGGGGATCAGCCTGGTCGCCGACCGGCTCTCGGCCCTGATGCTGCTGGTCTCCGCGCTGGTCACGCTCGCGGTGCTGGCCTACTCGATCGGCCAGGGCATGACCGGCGACGAGCGCGAGGCGCCGGTGTCGATCTACCACCCGACGTTCCTGGTGCTGACCGCCGGCGTGGCCAACGCGTTCCTGGCCGGCGACCTGTTCAACCTGTTCGTCAGCTTCGAGATGCTGCTCTTCGCCAGCTACGTGCTGCTGACGCTGGGCGGCACCGCGCCACGGATCCTGGCCGGCACCATCTACGTGGTCGTGAACATGGTGTCCTCGGCGCTGTTCCTGATCTCGATCGCCGCCGTGTACGCCGCCACCGGCACCCTCAACCTCGCCCAGCTGGCGCAGCGGATCGAGGAGCTGCCCGACGGCGTCAGCCTGACCCTGCAGCTGATGCTGCTGGTGACCTTCTCGATCAAGGCGGCCGTCTTCCCGCTCTCCCTGTGGCTGCCGGACAGCTATCCGACCGCACCGGCGCCCGTCACCGCCGTGTTCGCCGGCCTGCTCACCAAGGTGGGCGTCTACGCGATCCTGCGCGTGCAGACGCTGCTGTTCCCACACAGCCCGCTGTCGGACCTGCTGCTGTGGGCCGCGCTGGTGACGATGGTCGTGGGCATCCTCGGCGCCGTGGCGCAGTCGGACATCAAGCGCATGCTGTCCTTCACCCTGGTCAGCCACATCGGCTACATGATCTTCGGCATCGCACTCGCCACCGAGGCCGGTGTCTCCGGCGCGATCTTCTACGTCGCGCACCACATCACGATCCAGACCGCGCTGTTCCTGGTGGTCGGGCTCATCGAGCGCCGCGCCGGCTCGACCTCGCTGGTGCGCCTCGGCGGGCTGGCCCGCCTGGCGCCGCTGCTAGGGCTGTTGTTCTTCGTGCCGGCGATGAACCTGGCCGGCATCCCACCGTTGTCCGGCTTCCTCGGCAAGGTCGGGTTGCTGCAGGCCGGCCTCGACGACGGCACCCCCCTCGCGCTGGTGCTGGTCGCCGGTGGCACGGTGACCAGCCTGCTCACCCTCTACGCGATCGCGAAGACGTGGGCGATCGCCTTCTGGCGCACCCCCGAGCAGGCCCACGAGACCGCGCAGGACCTGCCCAGCCCCGGGGACGCCCCCGACACCGACACCGGCGCGCTCGGGACGGTCCAGCACCGCGGCCACGTGCACGTCGGCGGCACCGCCTACGCGCCGCGCGACCTGGAGGAGGCCCGGCGGGTGCGGGACGACGAGGCACCCGAGCGTGACCTCTACCAGCTGCTGCGTGACGGTGCGCTGCCCGAACGGCTGCCCACCGGCATGGTGGTGCCCACCGCGGGCGTGGTGGCCGTCAGCCTCCTGTTCACCCTCGTCGCCGGGCCGCTGTTCGCGTTCACCGACGCCGCCGCCGCGGACCTGATCGAACGGACGCCGTACCTCGAAGCGGTGCTGGACGGGGGCGAGCGATGA